The Cyprinus carpio isolate SPL01 chromosome A5, ASM1834038v1, whole genome shotgun sequence genome has a segment encoding these proteins:
- the LOC109075610 gene encoding E3 ubiquitin-protein ligase DTX3L-like has protein sequence MSLPQIITRVRLHLSNSDSSKLHSKTVKHKYEDVNGVASESLQEAEDIYRKSVIRQTTCNGTRDLRQEERPAQRDSLEVEPVKVDDIVMDYIELIKSKELDIIKKRNAVIIKQDNGFVTFLSKSGKSVHAQFAREQFITLYQKIATGLQTRAYYNSPGITALCQAKFPELVITHKDERRFQLIGSTRRDSQYQTPNKTKVYETPYKQNVEQQKSIHQAKDEACPICLEPLKTSECIVLPKCKHRFCKDCLKRAFQLKPTCPICGEIYGSLTGTQPKGGSMTVSWDSSSLPGYAKYGTILISYHIPSGRQGDEHPNPGMPYQGASRIAYLPDSTEGKKVLKLLQRAFDQRLTFTIGRSSTTGQNNVVTWNDIHHKTSRVGGPTCYGYPDPDYLKRVQDELKAKGIY, from the exons ATGAGCCTGCCACAG ATAATCACTCGAGTGAGACTACACCTGTCAAATTCAGATTCAAGCAAACTTCACAGCAAGACTGTGAAACATAAATATGAAGATGTGAATGGTGTTGCCAGCGAGTCACTTCAAGAGGCTGAAGATATTTACAGGAAGAGTGTAATTAGGCAAACAACATGTAATGGAACTAGGGATCTAAGACAGGAGGAGAGACCAGCTCAAAGGGACTCCTTAGAAGTTGAACCAGTTAAGGTTGATGACATTGTTATGGATtacattgaattaattaaatctaAGGAACTtgacataattaaaaaaaggaatgcAGTTATCATAAAGCAAGACAATGGATTTGTGACCTTTTTGTCTAAGTCTGGTAAGAGCGTTCATGCTCAGTTTGCACGAGAACAGTTTATAACATTATATCAAAAGATTGCAACAGGGCTGCAAACTCGGGCATATTATAACAGTCCAGGAATTACTGCGCTTTGCCAAGCAAAATTTCCAGAACTGGTAATAACTCATAAAGATGAAAGGCGATTTCAACTGATTGGGAGTACGCGGAGAGATTCACAGTACCAAAccccaaataaaacaaaagtctATGAAACACCTTACAAGCAAAATGTGGAACAACAGAAATCAATACACCAAGCCAAAGATGAAGCATGTCCAATTTGTTTGGAACCACTCAAGACATCTGAATGCATAGTCTTGCCTAAATGTAAGCACAGATTTTGTAAAGACTGTTTGAAAAGAGCATTCCAGTTGAAACCAACTTGTCCGATATGCGGAGAGATATACGGCAGTCTTACAGGGACGCAACCAAAAGGAGGATCCATGACTGTCTCATGGGACAGCTCCTCTCTACCTGGATATGCAAAATATGGAACAATCTTAATTAGCTACCATATACCAAGTGGACGTCAGGGG GATGAACACCCAAACCCAGGCATGCCGTACCAGGGTGCGTCCCGCATAGCTTACCTCCCTGACTCAACAGAGGGGAAGAAGGTACTGAAGCTTCTGCAGAGGGCATTCGACCAGCGACTCACTTTCACTATTGGACGCTCATCTACCACTGGACAGAACAATGTGGTGACCTGGAATGACATTCACCATAAGACGTCTCGTGTTGGAGGGCCAACTTG ttaTGGTTACCCAGATCCAGACTACCTCAAACGAGTACAAGACGAACTGAAAGCAAAAGGAATTTACTGA